One Lemur catta isolate mLemCat1 chromosome 15, mLemCat1.pri, whole genome shotgun sequence genomic window carries:
- the CTC1 gene encoding CST complex subunit CTC1 isoform X1, with the protein MAACQAEVSTSEQDWLKTAEAFIQETLCPTGKESNVQLTQLVIDCVKTVWSSQGSNQGLTLPLSYSFVSVQDLRTHQQLPCCSHLSWSSSAYQAWAQEVGPNGTPLPREQLLLLGTLTDLSGDVEQERRDGGLYVRDNTGILCCELIDLDLSWLGHLFLFPRWSYLPPTRGNFSGEGHLELWDAPVPVFPLTISPGPPIPIPVLYTESASHMLRLRSKPRGVQQNLAGKLVRLSALVKSQRKSYFVLSLGESSSEVSETASHVSIVVQIPAQLVWHRALWPGKAYVLTELRVSRVRGHRYRVWTTSPSSRLLPLKPECVEELEMDLEGPLLEAYPKPVPTPSNSQDKTGQRGLVRDSTLLSYSGTVTGVLNEAAGLYELDGQLGLCLAYLQFRGLRRVMRPGVCLELQDVHLLQSVGGGTRRPVLAPCLRGAVLFRGFSRQKPGTQSSHQVFGASLYEQLVWERQLGLPLYVWASKALEELAFKLCPHVLRYQQLLQPSFPGNPGLGLQLLAPTLDLLAPPGSPIRKAHVEILQELHHCPLQKYAQLQTPYFFPTLATLKDEGQRRAWASFDPKALLPLPEASHLPSCQLNHRLAWSWFCLQPSAFQPAQVLLGVLVASSHKGCLQLRDQSGSLHCLLLAKHSQPLTDPRLLGCLVRAEKFQLVVERNVRSSFPSWKELSTPGFIQKQQSRIYVQIVLADALILPVPKSCLHSATGETPQTDSTFPDGPHIEQSRLFLLSHKEALMKRNFCVPEGANPEVPKPTLCFYVSGSWLGGTQKKEGTGWGPPEPQGNEDKDQKVLLIFLGYSIRWFEFLHPGQVYRLVAPGTPTSMLFEKDASSCTSQRPLELAGCVSCLTVQDKWTLELESSQDIPDVLATNKALPESSLTDLLSDNVTNSLVSFSAEILSRTLCKPLLTLLQTKPEDTEAMTGCVKLTVALQTADCDSPPHLDIYIEDPHLPPFLGLLPGARVHFVQLEKRVSRSHNVYCCFRSSTYVQVLSFPPETTISVPLPRIYLAELLQSGRAPFQATASCHIVSVFSLQLCWVCAHCTSICSQGKCTREDPTCPTQTSVSQASIRLLVEDGTADAVVTCRNHHVAAALGLCPSEWTSLLEFVREPGKVALQFVGLGAQLESSARIEEPLTLFLRTLCTSSSVLRPIVLSFELERKSSKIVPLEPPRLQHFQCGDLPLLTRVNPRPRLFCLSIQESEHPSYLGVFASSC; encoded by the exons ATGGCGGCTTGCCAGGCTGAGGTTTCTACCTCC GAACAAGACTGGCTTAAGACTGCTGAGGCCTTCATCCAAGAGACCCTGTGTCCAACTGGCAAGGAGTCTAATGTTCAGTTGACTCAGTTGGTCATTGATTGTGTGAAGACTGTCTGGTCGTCCCAGGGAAGTAACCAGGGTCTTACACTACCCCTCAGCTACAG CTTTGTCTCAGTACAGGACCTCAGGACCCACCAGCAGCTGCCGTGCTGCAGCCACCTGTCCTGGAGCAGTAGTGCCTACCAGGCTTGGGCCCAGGAGGTTGGACCAAATGGGACCCCTCTGCCCCGGGAGCAGCTTTTACTTTTAGGGACGCTAACAGACCTATCAGGGGATGTGGAACAAGAGCGCAGGGATGGAGGCCTCTATGTGAGAGATAACACTGGAATCCTGTGCTGTGAG CTCATAGATCTGGACCTTTCTTGGTTGGGCCATCTCTTTCTGTTCCCCCGTTGGAGTTACCTCCCTCCTACCAGGGGGAATTTCTCAGGGGAAGGGCACTTGGAGCTCTGGGATGCCCCTGTGCCAGTGTTTCCTTTGACCATCAGTCCTGGTCCTCCCATACCTATCCCCGTCCTCTACACAGAGAGTGCTTCCCACATGCTCAGGCTCAG aAGTAAGCCCAGAGGTGTGCAGCAAAACCTGGCTGGGAAGCTGGTTCGATTGAGTGCTCTGGTGAAAAGTCAACGCAAATCTTACTTTGTCTTATCTCTTGGTGAATCATCCTCAGAGGTCAGCGAGACTGCCAGCCATGTGTCCATTGTTGTGCAG ATCCCTGCTCAGCTGGTGTGGCACCGAGCCCTTTGGCCTGGTAAGGCCTATGTGCTGACAGAACTGCGAGTATCCAGGGTCCGTGGTCACCGTTACCGTGTTTGGACGACCAGTCCCTCCTCTCGTCTGTTGCCGCTGAAACCAGAATGTGTAGAGGAACTGGAAATGGACCTAGAAGGACCCCTCTTGGAGGCTTACCCCAAGCCAGTCCCCACGCCCAGCAACTCCCAGGACAAGACGGGGCAAAGAGGTCTTGTCCGAGACTCCACACTTTTATCATATTCG GGAACAGTCACTGGTGTGTTGAATGAGGCTGCTGGCCTCTACGAGCTAGACGGACAGCTGGGGCTCTGCCTTGCCTACCTGCAGTTCCGTGGCCTCAGGAGGGTGATGCGACCAGGGGTCTGTCTGGAG CTCCAGGATGTTCACCTCCTCCAGTCAGTGGGTGGAGGGACAAGAAGGCCAGTGCTAGCCCCCTGCCTCCGTGGTGCTGTTCTTTTTCGGGGCTTCTCTCGTCAGAAGCCTGGAACTCAGTCATCGCACCAAGTCTTTGGGGCCTCCCTGTATGAGCAGCTGGTCTGGGAACGTCAGTTAGGACTTCCCCTCTACGTGTGGGCTTCCAAGGCCCTGGAGGAGCTGGCTTTCAA GCTGTGTCCCCACGTGCTGAGATACCAGCAGCTCCTGCAGCCTTCTTTTCCTGGGAACCCCGGCCTGGGGCTGCAACTCTTGGCTCCTACCCTGGATCTTCTAGCTCCACCAGGCAGCCCCATTCGGAAAGCACATGTTGAGATCCTTCAAGAGCTGCATCACTGTCCCCTCCAGAAA TATGCTCAGCTACAGACTCCCTACTTTTTCCCCACTCTGGCCACCTTGAAAGACGAAGGGCAGCGCAGGGCCTGGGCCTCCTTTGACCCTAAGGCCCTTCTGCCCCTCCCGGaggcctcccacctgcccagctgcCAACTCAATCACCGCCTGGCCTGGTCCTGGTTCTGTCTGCAGCCCTCTGCCTTCCAACCAGCCCAG GTTTTACTTGGGGTTCTGGTGGCTTCATCTCATAAAGGTTGTCTGCAATTGAGGGACCAGAGTGGTTCCCTGCACTGCCTGCTGCTGGCCAAGCACTCACAACCCCTTACTGACCCACGGCTCTTAG GCTGTCTGGTGCGGGCAGAGAAGTTTCAGCTGGTTGTAGAGAGGAACGTCAGAAGCAGCTTCCCTTCCTGGAAGGAGTTGAGCACGCCAGGCTTTATCCAGAAGCAGCAGTCCAG GATCTATGTCCAGATCGTTCTGGCTGATGCCCTGATCCTGCCTGTGCCTAAATCCTGCCTTCATTCAGCCACCGGTGAAACACCTCAGACAGATTCCACCTTCCCAGACGGACCCCACATAGAACAGAGTCGGCTGTTCTTGCTATCCCACAAGGAGGCCCTCATGAAGCGGAATTTTTGTGTCCCCGAAGGGGCCAATCCAGAGGTGCCCAAGCCCACCCTCTGTTTTTATGTGTCAGGGAGCTGGCTTGGGGGCACACAGAAGAAGGAAGGGACTGGATGGGGCCCACCCGAGCCTCAGGGAAATGAGGACAAGGATCAGAAG GTTCTCCTCATCTTCCTTGGCTATTCAATCCGCTGGTTTGAGTTCTTGCACCCAGGGCAAGTGTACCGACTCGTGGCTCCTGGCACCCCT ACGTCAATGTTGTTCGAGAAGGATGCTTCATCTTGCACATCTCAGCGTCCTCTGGAGTTGGCTGGCTGTGTGTCCTGCCTCACTGTCCAGGATAAGTGGACCCTGGAGCTTGAGAGTTCCCAGGACATCCCAGATGTGCTGGCTACAAACAAGGCACTGCCTGAGTCCTCATTGACTGACCTGCTCAGTGACAA TGTCACCAATTCCTTGGTGTCTTTCTCAGCTGAGATTTTGTCACGGACACTGTGTAAGCCCCTTCTGACCCTTCTCCAGACGAAACCTG AGGACACTGAGGCCATGACAGGGTGTGTGAAGCTAACCGTAGCCCTACAGACTGCTGACTGTGACTCTCCCCCTCACCTGGACATATATATCGAAGACCCACACTTGCCTCCCTTTCTAGGACTCCTTCCTGGAGCCCGGGTCCATTTTGTGCAGCTGGAGAAAAGGGTTTCCAG ATCCCACAATGTTTACTGTTGCTTCCGGTCATCCACTTATGTGCAGGTCCTGAGTTTTCCCCCGGAGACCACAATCAG TGTTCCCCTGCCCCGTATCTACCTAGCTGAACTTCTACAGAGTGGCCGGGCCCCATTCCAGGCCACTGCCTCTTGCCATATCGTTTCTGTGTTTAGCCTTCAGCTCTGCTGGGTGTGTGCTCATTGTACCAGCATCTGCTCCCAG GGAAAGTGCACTCGTGAGGACCCCACTTGCCCCACGCAAACATCTGTAAGCCAGGCCAGCATCAG gCTCCTGGTGGAGGATGGGACTGCCGATGCTGTAGTTACCTGTAGGAATCATCATGTGGCAGCAGCACTAGGGCTGTGTCCTAGTGAGTGGACCTCCCTCCTAGAGTTTGTCCGAGAGCCAGGGAAAGTGGCCTTGCAATTTGTGGGGCTTGGAGCCCAACTCGAG TCCTCAGCCAGGATTGAGGAGCCCTTGACCCTCTTCCTCCGGACACTTTGTACCAGCTCCTCCGTCCTCCGCCCTATTGTGCTTTCTTTTGAGCTTGAGAGGAAGTCCTCTAAGATTGTCCCATTAG AACCTCCTCGGCTACAGCATTTCCAATGTGGAGACCTCCCTCTCCTGACTCGTGTGAATCCCAGGCCCAGACTGTTCTGCCTTTCTATCCAGGAGTCAGAGCACCCCAGCTATCTGGGGGTCTTTGCTTCCTCCTGTTAA
- the CTC1 gene encoding CST complex subunit CTC1 isoform X4 yields the protein MAACQAEVSTSEQDWLKTAEAFIQETLCPTGKESNVQLTQLVIDCVKTVWSSQGSNQGLTLPLSYSFVSVQDLRTHQQLPCCSHLSWSSSAYQAWAQEVGPNGTPLPREQLLLLGTLTDLSGDVEQERRDGGLYVRDNTGILCCELIDLDLSWLGHLFLFPRWSYLPPTRGNFSGEGHLELWDAPVPVFPLTISPGPPIPIPVLYTESASHMLRLRSKPRGVQQNLAGKLVRLSALVKSQRKSYFVLSLGESSSEVSETASHVSIVVQIPAQLVWHRALWPGKAYVLTELRVSRVRGHRYRVWTTSPSSRLLPLKPECVEELEMDLEGPLLEAYPKPVPTPSNSQDKTGQRGLVRDSTLLSYSGTVTGVLNEAAGLYELDGQLGLCLAYLQFRGLRRVMRPGVCLELQDVHLLQSVGGGTRRPVLAPCLRGAVLFRGFSRQKPGTQSSHQVFGASLYEQLVWERQLGLPLYVWASKALEELAFKLCPHVLRYQQLLQPSFPGNPGLGLQLLAPTLDLLAPPGSPIRKAHVEILQELHHCPLQKYAQLQTPYFFPTLATLKDEGQRRAWASFDPKALLPLPEASHLPSCQLNHRLAWSWFCLQPSAFQPAQVLLGVLVASSHKGCLQLRDQSGSLHCLLLAKHSQPLTDPRLLGCLVRAEKFQLVVERNVRSSFPSWKELSTPGFIQKQQSRIYVQIVLADALILPVPKSCLHSATGETPQTDSTFPDGPHIEQSRLFLLSHKEALMKRNFCVPEGANPEVPKPTLCFYVSGSWLGGTQKKEGTGWGPPEPQGNEDKDQKVLLIFLGYSIRWFEFLHPGQVYRLVAPGTPTSMLFEKDASSCTSQRPLELAGCVSCLTVQDKWTLELESSQDIPDVLATNKALPESSLTDLLSDNVTNSLVSFSAEILSRTLCKPLLTLLQTKPEDTEAMTGTPSWSPGPFCAAGEKGFQIPQCLLLLPVIHLCAGPEFSPGDHNQGKCTREDPTCPTQTSVSQASIRLLVEDGTADAVVTCRNHHVAAALGLCPSEWTSLLEFVREPGKVALQFVGLGAQLESSARIEEPLTLFLRTLCTSSSVLRPIVLSFELERKSSKIVPLEPPRLQHFQCGDLPLLTRVNPRPRLFCLSIQESEHPSYLGVFASSC from the exons ATGGCGGCTTGCCAGGCTGAGGTTTCTACCTCC GAACAAGACTGGCTTAAGACTGCTGAGGCCTTCATCCAAGAGACCCTGTGTCCAACTGGCAAGGAGTCTAATGTTCAGTTGACTCAGTTGGTCATTGATTGTGTGAAGACTGTCTGGTCGTCCCAGGGAAGTAACCAGGGTCTTACACTACCCCTCAGCTACAG CTTTGTCTCAGTACAGGACCTCAGGACCCACCAGCAGCTGCCGTGCTGCAGCCACCTGTCCTGGAGCAGTAGTGCCTACCAGGCTTGGGCCCAGGAGGTTGGACCAAATGGGACCCCTCTGCCCCGGGAGCAGCTTTTACTTTTAGGGACGCTAACAGACCTATCAGGGGATGTGGAACAAGAGCGCAGGGATGGAGGCCTCTATGTGAGAGATAACACTGGAATCCTGTGCTGTGAG CTCATAGATCTGGACCTTTCTTGGTTGGGCCATCTCTTTCTGTTCCCCCGTTGGAGTTACCTCCCTCCTACCAGGGGGAATTTCTCAGGGGAAGGGCACTTGGAGCTCTGGGATGCCCCTGTGCCAGTGTTTCCTTTGACCATCAGTCCTGGTCCTCCCATACCTATCCCCGTCCTCTACACAGAGAGTGCTTCCCACATGCTCAGGCTCAG aAGTAAGCCCAGAGGTGTGCAGCAAAACCTGGCTGGGAAGCTGGTTCGATTGAGTGCTCTGGTGAAAAGTCAACGCAAATCTTACTTTGTCTTATCTCTTGGTGAATCATCCTCAGAGGTCAGCGAGACTGCCAGCCATGTGTCCATTGTTGTGCAG ATCCCTGCTCAGCTGGTGTGGCACCGAGCCCTTTGGCCTGGTAAGGCCTATGTGCTGACAGAACTGCGAGTATCCAGGGTCCGTGGTCACCGTTACCGTGTTTGGACGACCAGTCCCTCCTCTCGTCTGTTGCCGCTGAAACCAGAATGTGTAGAGGAACTGGAAATGGACCTAGAAGGACCCCTCTTGGAGGCTTACCCCAAGCCAGTCCCCACGCCCAGCAACTCCCAGGACAAGACGGGGCAAAGAGGTCTTGTCCGAGACTCCACACTTTTATCATATTCG GGAACAGTCACTGGTGTGTTGAATGAGGCTGCTGGCCTCTACGAGCTAGACGGACAGCTGGGGCTCTGCCTTGCCTACCTGCAGTTCCGTGGCCTCAGGAGGGTGATGCGACCAGGGGTCTGTCTGGAG CTCCAGGATGTTCACCTCCTCCAGTCAGTGGGTGGAGGGACAAGAAGGCCAGTGCTAGCCCCCTGCCTCCGTGGTGCTGTTCTTTTTCGGGGCTTCTCTCGTCAGAAGCCTGGAACTCAGTCATCGCACCAAGTCTTTGGGGCCTCCCTGTATGAGCAGCTGGTCTGGGAACGTCAGTTAGGACTTCCCCTCTACGTGTGGGCTTCCAAGGCCCTGGAGGAGCTGGCTTTCAA GCTGTGTCCCCACGTGCTGAGATACCAGCAGCTCCTGCAGCCTTCTTTTCCTGGGAACCCCGGCCTGGGGCTGCAACTCTTGGCTCCTACCCTGGATCTTCTAGCTCCACCAGGCAGCCCCATTCGGAAAGCACATGTTGAGATCCTTCAAGAGCTGCATCACTGTCCCCTCCAGAAA TATGCTCAGCTACAGACTCCCTACTTTTTCCCCACTCTGGCCACCTTGAAAGACGAAGGGCAGCGCAGGGCCTGGGCCTCCTTTGACCCTAAGGCCCTTCTGCCCCTCCCGGaggcctcccacctgcccagctgcCAACTCAATCACCGCCTGGCCTGGTCCTGGTTCTGTCTGCAGCCCTCTGCCTTCCAACCAGCCCAG GTTTTACTTGGGGTTCTGGTGGCTTCATCTCATAAAGGTTGTCTGCAATTGAGGGACCAGAGTGGTTCCCTGCACTGCCTGCTGCTGGCCAAGCACTCACAACCCCTTACTGACCCACGGCTCTTAG GCTGTCTGGTGCGGGCAGAGAAGTTTCAGCTGGTTGTAGAGAGGAACGTCAGAAGCAGCTTCCCTTCCTGGAAGGAGTTGAGCACGCCAGGCTTTATCCAGAAGCAGCAGTCCAG GATCTATGTCCAGATCGTTCTGGCTGATGCCCTGATCCTGCCTGTGCCTAAATCCTGCCTTCATTCAGCCACCGGTGAAACACCTCAGACAGATTCCACCTTCCCAGACGGACCCCACATAGAACAGAGTCGGCTGTTCTTGCTATCCCACAAGGAGGCCCTCATGAAGCGGAATTTTTGTGTCCCCGAAGGGGCCAATCCAGAGGTGCCCAAGCCCACCCTCTGTTTTTATGTGTCAGGGAGCTGGCTTGGGGGCACACAGAAGAAGGAAGGGACTGGATGGGGCCCACCCGAGCCTCAGGGAAATGAGGACAAGGATCAGAAG GTTCTCCTCATCTTCCTTGGCTATTCAATCCGCTGGTTTGAGTTCTTGCACCCAGGGCAAGTGTACCGACTCGTGGCTCCTGGCACCCCT ACGTCAATGTTGTTCGAGAAGGATGCTTCATCTTGCACATCTCAGCGTCCTCTGGAGTTGGCTGGCTGTGTGTCCTGCCTCACTGTCCAGGATAAGTGGACCCTGGAGCTTGAGAGTTCCCAGGACATCCCAGATGTGCTGGCTACAAACAAGGCACTGCCTGAGTCCTCATTGACTGACCTGCTCAGTGACAA TGTCACCAATTCCTTGGTGTCTTTCTCAGCTGAGATTTTGTCACGGACACTGTGTAAGCCCCTTCTGACCCTTCTCCAGACGAAACCTG AGGACACTGAGGCCATGACAGG GACTCCTTCCTGGAGCCCGGGTCCATTTTGTGCAGCTGGAGAAAAGGGTTTCCAG ATCCCACAATGTTTACTGTTGCTTCCGGTCATCCACTTATGTGCAGGTCCTGAGTTTTCCCCCGGAGACCACAATCAG GGAAAGTGCACTCGTGAGGACCCCACTTGCCCCACGCAAACATCTGTAAGCCAGGCCAGCATCAG gCTCCTGGTGGAGGATGGGACTGCCGATGCTGTAGTTACCTGTAGGAATCATCATGTGGCAGCAGCACTAGGGCTGTGTCCTAGTGAGTGGACCTCCCTCCTAGAGTTTGTCCGAGAGCCAGGGAAAGTGGCCTTGCAATTTGTGGGGCTTGGAGCCCAACTCGAG TCCTCAGCCAGGATTGAGGAGCCCTTGACCCTCTTCCTCCGGACACTTTGTACCAGCTCCTCCGTCCTCCGCCCTATTGTGCTTTCTTTTGAGCTTGAGAGGAAGTCCTCTAAGATTGTCCCATTAG AACCTCCTCGGCTACAGCATTTCCAATGTGGAGACCTCCCTCTCCTGACTCGTGTGAATCCCAGGCCCAGACTGTTCTGCCTTTCTATCCAGGAGTCAGAGCACCCCAGCTATCTGGGGGTCTTTGCTTCCTCCTGTTAA
- the CTC1 gene encoding CST complex subunit CTC1 isoform X7, with amino-acid sequence MCPLLCSQIPAQLVWHRALWPGKAYVLTELRVSRVRGHRYRVWTTSPSSRLLPLKPECVEELEMDLEGPLLEAYPKPVPTPSNSQDKTGQRGLVRDSTLLSYSGTVTGVLNEAAGLYELDGQLGLCLAYLQFRGLRRVMRPGVCLELQDVHLLQSVGGGTRRPVLAPCLRGAVLFRGFSRQKPGTQSSHQVFGASLYEQLVWERQLGLPLYVWASKALEELAFKLCPHVLRYQQLLQPSFPGNPGLGLQLLAPTLDLLAPPGSPIRKAHVEILQELHHCPLQKYAQLQTPYFFPTLATLKDEGQRRAWASFDPKALLPLPEASHLPSCQLNHRLAWSWFCLQPSAFQPAQVLLGVLVASSHKGCLQLRDQSGSLHCLLLAKHSQPLTDPRLLGCLVRAEKFQLVVERNVRSSFPSWKELSTPGFIQKQQSRIYVQIVLADALILPVPKSCLHSATGETPQTDSTFPDGPHIEQSRLFLLSHKEALMKRNFCVPEGANPEVPKPTLCFYVSGSWLGGTQKKEGTGWGPPEPQGNEDKDQKVLLIFLGYSIRWFEFLHPGQVYRLVAPGTPTSMLFEKDASSCTSQRPLELAGCVSCLTVQDKWTLELESSQDIPDVLATNKALPESSLTDLLSDNVTNSLVSFSAEILSRTLCKPLLTLLQTKPEDTEAMTGCVKLTVALQTADCDSPPHLDIYIEDPHLPPFLGLLPGARVHFVQLEKRVSRSHNVYCCFRSSTYVQVLSFPPETTISVPLPRIYLAELLQSGRAPFQATASCHIVSVFSLQLCWVCAHCTSICSQGKCTREDPTCPTQTSVSQASIRLLVEDGTADAVVTCRNHHVAAALGLCPSEWTSLLEFVREPGKVALQFVGLGAQLESSARIEEPLTLFLRTLCTSSSVLRPIVLSFELERKSSKIVPLEPPRLQHFQCGDLPLLTRVNPRPRLFCLSIQESEHPSYLGVFASSC; translated from the exons ATGTGTCCATTGTTGTGCAG CCAGATCCCTGCTCAGCTGGTGTGGCACCGAGCCCTTTGGCCTGGTAAGGCCTATGTGCTGACAGAACTGCGAGTATCCAGGGTCCGTGGTCACCGTTACCGTGTTTGGACGACCAGTCCCTCCTCTCGTCTGTTGCCGCTGAAACCAGAATGTGTAGAGGAACTGGAAATGGACCTAGAAGGACCCCTCTTGGAGGCTTACCCCAAGCCAGTCCCCACGCCCAGCAACTCCCAGGACAAGACGGGGCAAAGAGGTCTTGTCCGAGACTCCACACTTTTATCATATTCG GGAACAGTCACTGGTGTGTTGAATGAGGCTGCTGGCCTCTACGAGCTAGACGGACAGCTGGGGCTCTGCCTTGCCTACCTGCAGTTCCGTGGCCTCAGGAGGGTGATGCGACCAGGGGTCTGTCTGGAG CTCCAGGATGTTCACCTCCTCCAGTCAGTGGGTGGAGGGACAAGAAGGCCAGTGCTAGCCCCCTGCCTCCGTGGTGCTGTTCTTTTTCGGGGCTTCTCTCGTCAGAAGCCTGGAACTCAGTCATCGCACCAAGTCTTTGGGGCCTCCCTGTATGAGCAGCTGGTCTGGGAACGTCAGTTAGGACTTCCCCTCTACGTGTGGGCTTCCAAGGCCCTGGAGGAGCTGGCTTTCAA GCTGTGTCCCCACGTGCTGAGATACCAGCAGCTCCTGCAGCCTTCTTTTCCTGGGAACCCCGGCCTGGGGCTGCAACTCTTGGCTCCTACCCTGGATCTTCTAGCTCCACCAGGCAGCCCCATTCGGAAAGCACATGTTGAGATCCTTCAAGAGCTGCATCACTGTCCCCTCCAGAAA TATGCTCAGCTACAGACTCCCTACTTTTTCCCCACTCTGGCCACCTTGAAAGACGAAGGGCAGCGCAGGGCCTGGGCCTCCTTTGACCCTAAGGCCCTTCTGCCCCTCCCGGaggcctcccacctgcccagctgcCAACTCAATCACCGCCTGGCCTGGTCCTGGTTCTGTCTGCAGCCCTCTGCCTTCCAACCAGCCCAG GTTTTACTTGGGGTTCTGGTGGCTTCATCTCATAAAGGTTGTCTGCAATTGAGGGACCAGAGTGGTTCCCTGCACTGCCTGCTGCTGGCCAAGCACTCACAACCCCTTACTGACCCACGGCTCTTAG GCTGTCTGGTGCGGGCAGAGAAGTTTCAGCTGGTTGTAGAGAGGAACGTCAGAAGCAGCTTCCCTTCCTGGAAGGAGTTGAGCACGCCAGGCTTTATCCAGAAGCAGCAGTCCAG GATCTATGTCCAGATCGTTCTGGCTGATGCCCTGATCCTGCCTGTGCCTAAATCCTGCCTTCATTCAGCCACCGGTGAAACACCTCAGACAGATTCCACCTTCCCAGACGGACCCCACATAGAACAGAGTCGGCTGTTCTTGCTATCCCACAAGGAGGCCCTCATGAAGCGGAATTTTTGTGTCCCCGAAGGGGCCAATCCAGAGGTGCCCAAGCCCACCCTCTGTTTTTATGTGTCAGGGAGCTGGCTTGGGGGCACACAGAAGAAGGAAGGGACTGGATGGGGCCCACCCGAGCCTCAGGGAAATGAGGACAAGGATCAGAAG GTTCTCCTCATCTTCCTTGGCTATTCAATCCGCTGGTTTGAGTTCTTGCACCCAGGGCAAGTGTACCGACTCGTGGCTCCTGGCACCCCT ACGTCAATGTTGTTCGAGAAGGATGCTTCATCTTGCACATCTCAGCGTCCTCTGGAGTTGGCTGGCTGTGTGTCCTGCCTCACTGTCCAGGATAAGTGGACCCTGGAGCTTGAGAGTTCCCAGGACATCCCAGATGTGCTGGCTACAAACAAGGCACTGCCTGAGTCCTCATTGACTGACCTGCTCAGTGACAA TGTCACCAATTCCTTGGTGTCTTTCTCAGCTGAGATTTTGTCACGGACACTGTGTAAGCCCCTTCTGACCCTTCTCCAGACGAAACCTG AGGACACTGAGGCCATGACAGGGTGTGTGAAGCTAACCGTAGCCCTACAGACTGCTGACTGTGACTCTCCCCCTCACCTGGACATATATATCGAAGACCCACACTTGCCTCCCTTTCTAGGACTCCTTCCTGGAGCCCGGGTCCATTTTGTGCAGCTGGAGAAAAGGGTTTCCAG ATCCCACAATGTTTACTGTTGCTTCCGGTCATCCACTTATGTGCAGGTCCTGAGTTTTCCCCCGGAGACCACAATCAG TGTTCCCCTGCCCCGTATCTACCTAGCTGAACTTCTACAGAGTGGCCGGGCCCCATTCCAGGCCACTGCCTCTTGCCATATCGTTTCTGTGTTTAGCCTTCAGCTCTGCTGGGTGTGTGCTCATTGTACCAGCATCTGCTCCCAG GGAAAGTGCACTCGTGAGGACCCCACTTGCCCCACGCAAACATCTGTAAGCCAGGCCAGCATCAG gCTCCTGGTGGAGGATGGGACTGCCGATGCTGTAGTTACCTGTAGGAATCATCATGTGGCAGCAGCACTAGGGCTGTGTCCTAGTGAGTGGACCTCCCTCCTAGAGTTTGTCCGAGAGCCAGGGAAAGTGGCCTTGCAATTTGTGGGGCTTGGAGCCCAACTCGAG TCCTCAGCCAGGATTGAGGAGCCCTTGACCCTCTTCCTCCGGACACTTTGTACCAGCTCCTCCGTCCTCCGCCCTATTGTGCTTTCTTTTGAGCTTGAGAGGAAGTCCTCTAAGATTGTCCCATTAG AACCTCCTCGGCTACAGCATTTCCAATGTGGAGACCTCCCTCTCCTGACTCGTGTGAATCCCAGGCCCAGACTGTTCTGCCTTTCTATCCAGGAGTCAGAGCACCCCAGCTATCTGGGGGTCTTTGCTTCCTCCTGTTAA